The genomic segment GGCTGACCTGCTTCCAGTCTGTGTGCTGAACAGGGAATCTGCAAACAAGAAAAAGGCAGTTAGACTTGTTTGTCTTTATATTCCTCCAGGCTTTACCCCAAAGCTAACGTGACCAAGCTGGATCCCTGGAGTCACTTTAACTGCAGCTACTCCTGCACCTACCTGTTGGACCCTAGGGACCCCCTGTTCCAGCGCATTGGGACCCTGTTCTTGACCCAGCTGGTAGGGCAGTTCGGGACTGACCACGTGTACAGCGCGGACACCTTCAATGAGATGACCCCGGCCTCGTCCGAGCCCGCCTATCTGTCCGCGATCAGTGCGGCTGTCTTCTCTGCCATGACCTCAGGTGAGGATATTCTCTGTAGGGATCGTTCCACTAAACAGCCAAGTAATCTTCTATTAGCGATGTCAGTTTAccaaaatcattttcttttagcaAAAGAACACAAGCAATATTGATTACAGAATCAGTATTTCTtctcaattataatttttttattaaatcaaggGCTGTATTTGAAgaattacatttagacttaacttttgcggttaacaaaattagagttaGTAGTTACTTTTGTGTGATACACAGTACAACTTTAATGTGACTACACAAGTGCAATGTGTATGTGTAAAtggagggggggaaaaaaaagaaaatattgaattAATACCCTTACACTGTACACAGCCTGCTGTATAAACACTGTCGTTGAAACTAGGTGAAATAagcaaacatttcagctagtgccttcattagTATACTGTACACCGTACAAAAGGTTTATATCACTCTGTAGAATTAAAACGttttgattcataaagtcaaatgaaacttgctgaataatggtcgactttctttgatttacatgatgttaaataaaatacctaaatgatgttcatatagtttattttttattatgtcacaatcctaaaattctaggtaatgctaaACCTTTGGCTGTAGCACTAAAGCAGGCAGTAGAAGAAGTGACTGGTGAGGCACTGGCTGAAAACGCTTGTCTGCTCTTATCATTATGTGCCGATTTGCTCCTCATATTCACGTAGCATTTGTTCACTTGCTGTTGGTTCAAACGCAGTCCTTCAGCTTTCCTCCCTGCTGAGTGTTCCCGAGGATTCCCGCTGCCTTTGTCGCTCAGTGCTAATctcttttctttgtttctgtgtccACAGTTGACACCCAGGCAGTTTGGCTGATGCAAGGCTGGCTGTTCGTTCACCAGCCAACTTTCTGGAGACCTCCGCAGATCAAGGCCCTGCTTGGCGGCGTGCCCCTTGGCAGGATGATCGTCCTGGATTTGTTCGCTGAATCCTGTCCCGTTTACTCCTCTACCCAGTCCTTCTACGGGCAGCCCTTCATCTGGTGCATGCTCCACAACTTTGGCGGAAACAGCGGCCTTTTTGGGACAGTGGAGAGCATCAACCGGGGGCCCTTTGAGGCCCTCAGCTTCCCCAACTCCACTATGGTGGGAACCGGTTTGACCCCAGAAGGTATTGAGCAGAATCCGGTGGTGTACGAGCTCATGAGCGAGCTGGCTTGGCGTCGAGAGCCCGTTAACCTCCAGAAGTGGGTCTCCCGGTACTCGGTTCGGAGATACGGGAGCGGGGATGAAAACGTGGCCACCGCTTGGAGTCTTCTCTTCCGCAGCGTTTACAACTGCACCATTCCCTTGTACAAGAACCACAACCACAGCCCTCTGGTGCACAGGCCCTCCCTGAGGATGAACACCGAGGTGTGGTACAACCGCAGCGACCTCTTCGAAGCCTGGAGGCTCATGTATACAGCGGCCAAGCCCTTGATGTCTGTGGAGACCTTCAAGCATGATCTGGTTGACGTGACCAGAGAAGCCCTGCAGCTTGCGGTCTCTGAGTACTACCTGGAGATCAGAAACGCTTTCCAGAACCACCGGCTGTCGGAGTTGTTGAGCGCTGGTGGGGTGTTGGTTTATGACCTTCTTCCGGAGCTGGACAGACTGTTGTCCAGTGAGAGCCGTTTCCTACTGGGAGTCTGGCTAGAACGAGCGAGATCTCTGGCCATCGACGAGAGAGAAGCCAGCTTGTATGAGATGAACGCTCGCAATCAGGTCACGCTGTGGGGTCCGGAAGGCAACATCTTGGACTACGCCAGCAAAGAGTGGGGCGGTTTGATCGGTGACTATTACGCCCAGCGTTGGAGCCTGTTTGTGACCACGCTGGTGAAGTGTGTGGACAGGGGGAGCCCTTTTAAACAGGACGCCTTCAACCGAGATGTCTTCAAAGTGGAAAAGGGCTTTGTTTATAACCAGAGGAAGTACCCTTCTATACCCATAGGAGACACTTACGAGATCGCCACCAGGGTATTCCTCAAATACTACCCACCGATTATGAAGAAACTCAGCAAAGCGTGAAAGTCAAGTCTGCTTGCTCCTCCATCATTTCTCTAGAGGAATCCCCACTTCTTCCAAAACCTGTTTCCACGATAACAGGACCCACtttcttttcaaattaaaaaaacatctcTTTAAAAGTGTAAATAAGAGAAACTGCCTTTTTATGTGTGGACACTTTTGAAACCTGTAATTGCAGGTCAATTTGTAGTGGCTCTGTAGTGAGTTTCTGAAGCACCTGAGCATTAAGTCACTCGATAacccaagattttttttttttttttttttttgtacaaactggGCCACTGGGAAAGGGAGTCTTGTTAGATAGTTTGAATGTATTATAATGGCCAGTATTGTGTGTATATTAGAATCCAAGAATAACGCTTTGTAGAGCAGAAGATGCTTCCAAGTTGGCAGCATTTGGGTTCCAAGCTGGGATCCAGTTTCAGAAACTACTCTGTATTAATCTGTCTGATTGGTGACCCAGCACTACCCCCCTGAAACTCAACAAACCCCTCCATAACAAACATGCTAAGTAATGAGGAGTTCATTTGTATCTGGTAAttgcaattttcctgtgaaatgAGTCCTGCTTCTCGGACGTTTAGACTTGTGTGAGCGTGTGCCAAGTTTTTCTCTTTGTATCTTTAACAGTGGCTATACCACATTTCCACGCTAGGTGGTACTGCTGAGCTGTGTAGAGGTAGTGGGCTTACAAAATGCCTACGCTTTCTATAGAAATGAAACGTTATCCAATCGAATCTGTAGTTGTATGTGTTGATCTGTAAATATTTCAGTGGGAAACTGATACTTGCCTTCTGCAGAGTACTGTTAACATGGGATTTCTGAGACCTTCCTTTAAGTGTCCCCTTTGTTCTTTATTATGTTTGCAACGATTTTGAGTGGGATTAATTGCAGTATCGCAATATTCTAATTTTGTGctaaggttttttattttttttttatttagagtgcccaattattttaccccccagtgtagaatgtccaattattatttcccccttcactgcagcaattcccacacacctcaggagaactgaaggttcagtgggcgtcctccaatcccacgaccgagccagcttcctcttctgcacccgggaactcgagagcagatttCAATGAGCTAGCGGCCTCTAGAGGACAAAAGCCAATCCTGCAGGTGTCCTCGTGGGCACCGGGTCGGTAGAGTCCTCTGTAGCACAATGAAGAGAAACGGttcctgccggttttgcctcccgaACCCGCAGGAGGGCCAGAGCCAATGCCACGCTCCCTCCTGAATCTCCGGCTCAGACTGGAGACTTCCCACAAACAGAATGCGAACCTGCGCTGTGTTACTCACCCAGCAAACCATGCAGCTGTGCTGTTAACAGGGGAGACACTCGGGAACACCCATGCTAAGCTACCTTGACGTGAGTTCAAAGCTGCTCTTCCGTTCCTAAGTCACACAGGCTAGCTCAGTCTTTATTTGAGTTAGCTAGCGTACACCTGCTTGTTATTAAGTTCCCTTTggtattgctggcaatacagagTAGATGGTTCAGCAAATGGCGCTTATTAGCAAAGACACTTTGGCATGTCTACTTTGTGTcacttaaagaataagtagcaggggttccgaaaaatattaggttatacatccccacatgaagctacaactgttttaaaaaaagtgcctgtcacttttcattgttaacaccctgccaactttttacacttataacattaaagcctgttttgaagttcttttcaaaatgtccgctctggtGCACttaggtttgaaatctgtcctctaaatcactgcagactaaggcatacgcagttagacagtaaagactggaagccaactccaggaccgcgttTTATTCAAATCTGCAGAACAGCGAGGGACGATATAGCAAAATTGTACGTTCTTTTGTACCCTTTtgaagcagacccagacacaaaacCGTACTTTTAAAGCCCTCTCGTGcggtgtttttgtttaacagaaaTGAGAGACGAATCAAAACAACTCCCACATAGAGTactaaacgtttttttttttttttcaaggttttaaCTAGATTGGATGGCTAAGCTAGTTagcaattaccaaaaaaaaacttaaataacagCAGGTGACATCAattaaattaactaaaataattacgcctgtcactatatatatatatatatatatatatataatgttatacatGTTAAACACTGTTTACACTGCCTTGTGAACTAAAAATCCTTTAATGCCCAGTTGAATCCAAAAACTTCaattatttattgtgaatttagCTGGTTCTGTTATTTTGTGTTCTGCCATTTCACTCTTTCAGCTCTTAAGAGCCTTGAACACAGTGTGCTAGTCTTAACCTTCATGAAaagggtccccccccccccccccccccccccactggagAAAGACACAATGACGTCCATTACAACTCATCTTGTACTCCATTCCTGTCTTGAAAGCAAGGTACAGAAATGTGTGTAGTCTATACTGAGTACATGGTCAGTGCATTCAGTACTGCAAGCTGGGTAAGGCTGAAAGAGTTTTAATGGCTTCAGTGACgcacagcacctttcacactAAGAGATCCGGTTTTCCCATTCAAAAGAACTTCAAATTCTAAATGTAATGGCTTCTGGCCCACCAACCCACCCCTTCTGTTTTTATGTGCTGTTTGTGAGCATGACTCATGCCGCTACAATAGGTTTTATTCCATAGCTGTCTTCGATTTCTTCATACTACAAAGTCCCATAAGGCAGTTCATCTTTATAATATGGTTATTGTGAGTCAGTATTCTGCCGAGAACCCCAAGTGATATAAAATCCCTAATATTCCGTTTAGGAATTATTCTCTCAAATACAAATTGGGCAACAAATGACAAACTGAAACATCTGGGTTTGCTACTGGGAAAAAATGCAGTGCTTACACAAAGGAAACCTTGAGATAAAAGTTAAGACTAAACAAGATTGGAAATGCCTTGGGGGATAATAATCCCTGGGCTGTGCAAGGTTTTGCATTCGTTCATTTTCCGAGTGCTACAGGCGAATGTCCACACACCACTAACTGAACACATCAAGCTTTTccattttgaagtacatttcTTTTACGTGGGCATAAGATGGATAAAACCGTGGTCCTTATTACTGGCTGTTCCTCAGGAATAGGACTGGGGTTGGCTGTGAGACTGGCTTCAGACACCTCAAAGGCATTTATTGGTGAGTAGGTAGCTTGCTAGGTCGAGCTAGACAGCTAGTTAAATGAGGAGCTATTAAATCCTTGGCTTAGCTTGGCTGAGCATGCCTGCTTTCACTGCTCGATGTTCACATTTAATAATTGAccaaaataacagtttttatttattttcaaaaccattatttttttttttttttaaatgaggcaaATATATACAAAGTAGCATTTTTGAAAATAATGCATCACTCAAAAGTACCGCTGTCTGATTTCTTTCTAGTCTATGCTACGATGCGCAACTTATCCAAGAAGGAGCGTCTCCTGGCGTGTGTGAGGGGCTGCCACGAGGATACCATGGAGATTCTGCAGATGGACATCACTGACCAGCTGTCCATCCAGGCTGCCAAGCAGAGGATAAAGGAGAAGAAGGTGGACATTCTAGGTGAGGACACTGAGAACCCTTAGTGGCTAATCCAGTAAAAGCAGTCATGCAAGTGTGGTTCGAATCCCAGTTGTTCATCTGATAGCTTGGTCCGTAACATCTATTGCATATGTTCGGCGGATgaaagaggtgattggcttgaTCTTCAGTCTTGGATAAGTTGGTTGCAGCATTAAGGCATTTCAAATTGGTTAGAAAAACACAGAGTGGGAAATTGTGCAGTGTGCAACgttacaatacaatgcaaaaacaTGGCATCCCGTGTGCAATgttacaatacagtgcaatacatggcatcccagagcactgtacacagttaaaaacaaaacaagagagcaTATATATA from the Polyodon spathula isolate WHYD16114869_AA chromosome 28, ASM1765450v1, whole genome shotgun sequence genome contains:
- the naglu gene encoding alpha-N-acetylglucosaminidase: MLTCGMPRVLSITILISLYIFAAECKFETLAHLKPQATDDAQARAVSDLLKRLIGARANEFIIVVNRSLGLANGDLDTYELRSASNQMISVTGNTGVTAATGVYSYLKYFCNCHVSWSGDQLRVPSPLPSISGVLKMTTPNRFRYYQNVCTQSYSMVWWDWERWEREIDWMALSGINLPLAFSGQEAIWQEVYLSLGLNQSDIDSFFTGPAFLAWGRMGNLHRWGGPLPQSWHLKQLYLQYKILDRMRSLGMIPVLPAFAGQVPEAISRLYPKANVTKLDPWSHFNCSYSCTYLLDPRDPLFQRIGTLFLTQLVGQFGTDHVYSADTFNEMTPASSEPAYLSAISAAVFSAMTSVDTQAVWLMQGWLFVHQPTFWRPPQIKALLGGVPLGRMIVLDLFAESCPVYSSTQSFYGQPFIWCMLHNFGGNSGLFGTVESINRGPFEALSFPNSTMVGTGLTPEGIEQNPVVYELMSELAWRREPVNLQKWVSRYSVRRYGSGDENVATAWSLLFRSVYNCTIPLYKNHNHSPLVHRPSLRMNTEVWYNRSDLFEAWRLMYTAAKPLMSVETFKHDLVDVTREALQLAVSEYYLEIRNAFQNHRLSELLSAGGVLVYDLLPELDRLLSSESRFLLGVWLERARSLAIDEREASLYEMNARNQVTLWGPEGNILDYASKEWGGLIGDYYAQRWSLFVTTLVKCVDRGSPFKQDAFNRDVFKVEKGFVYNQRKYPSIPIGDTYEIATRVFLKYYPPIMKKLSKA